A genomic region of Mytilus trossulus isolate FHL-02 unplaced genomic scaffold, PNRI_Mtr1.1.1.hap1 h1tg000406l__unscaffolded, whole genome shotgun sequence contains the following coding sequences:
- the LOC134702150 gene encoding uncharacterized protein LOC134702150, with protein sequence MKVTISYPSGKRTELIVNEIHTKICKAIFKSENVEKAILDILVNSNPDDVVTAAAKVVKSESKNLCKRHSGSVLQKKDHQSFMTFTWDKFHKELEIRAPNVIKVVSAIVSDIPLTPSDKKHMNLLHTIASGFHGRNQEMSMLHYCIAFVLVHGGCTLRDIQRLSKIGLCVSPGSVHNKLTSWIDNLDEDILKKKEGWARGENVKYKLVGDNWDRNILPAFRTSQQKTLSLHLFNVVAVVDRVIPTQIGHAGNDVEPDLDIEKFLPSEEQQILMDELVFIFATSIIINIPQMKKEFYKVYPKHKTHDYSAQAGMKTKQVNTFMKSEIIFILLYPLGLFDTNETNTAEVIHLLRDLQTKYVPYHDEEIVEPVFFGGDRLTDERIQCAQQAMLNEETKTSRLEGFISKIEDFHRLMNFLEAICRLTYNIDSAGDRGTAHYFRNLRNARNVKGEVRNAYRPYRLLYYTILDAMSCVLFLQKFDKGFDDQIPLPDGFSNFFIR encoded by the exons ATGAAG gTTACAATTTCCTATCCAAGTGGGAAAAGGACAGAGCTAATTGTAAATGAAATCCACACAAAAATTTGTAAAGCCATATTTAAATCGGAAAATGTTGAAAAGGCTATCCTTGATATATTAGTTAATTCCAACCCAGACGATGTTGTTACAGCTGCAGCTAAAGTTGTGAAGTCAGAATCCAAAAACCTGTGTAAAAGGCATTCAGGATCTGTGCTACAGAAAAAGGACCACCAGAGTTTTATGACATTTACATGGGATAAATTCCATAAAGAATTAGAAATAAGAGCTCCAAATGTGATTAAAGTGGTTTCAGCCATAGTTAGTGACATACCATTGACGCCAAGTGACAAGAAACATATGAACTTATTGCATACAATCGCTTCTGGGTTTCACGGTCGAAATCAAGAGATGTCTATGCTTCATTACTGCATTGCATTTGTACTTGTCCATGGTGGATGTACACTTAGG GACATTCAACGACTTTCCAAAATTGGACTCTGTGTTAGCCCTGGCTCTGTACATAATAAGCTGACATCTTGGATAGACAATTTAGATGAAGACATACTTAAAAAGAAGGAAGGATGGGCAAGAGGAGAAAATGTGAAGTATAAGTTGGTTGGTGACAATTGGGACAGGAACATCCTTCCTGCATTTAG aACATCACAGCAGAAGACACTTTCCCTACATTTATTTAATGTTGTGGCTGTTGTTGACAGGGTAATTCCCACTCAAATAGGACATGCAGGAAATGATGTAGAGCCTGATCTTGATATAGAGAAATTTCTGCCATCAGAGGAACAGCAAATCTTGATGGATGAACTTGTGTTTATTTTCGCTACCTCCATTATCATTAACATTCCTCAAATGAAAAAAGAGTTCTACAAAGTTTACCCTAAACATAAGACACATGATTATAGTGCACAGGCaggaatgaaaacaaaacaggtAAATACTTTCATGAAATCTGAGATAAT ttttattttgttgtatcCACTTGGATTATTTGacaccaatgagacaaatacagctgaggtaATACACCTTCTTAGAGATCTGCAGACAAAATATGTACCATACCATGATGAGGAAATAGTTGAACCAGTCTTTTTTGGGG GAGATAGGTTGACAGATGAACGAATCCAATGCGCCCAACAAGCAATGTTAaatgaagaaacaaaaacatCGCGACTTGAAGGCTTCATTTCCAAAATAGAAGATTTTCATCGCCTCATGAATTTTTTAGAG GCAATCTGCAGGCTTACATACAACATAGACTCAGCTGGAGACAGAGGGACTGCACACTATTTCAGGAATCTCCGTAATGCCAGGAATGTGAAGGGTGAAGTCCGTAATGCATACCGACCATACAGACTCttatattatacaattttgGATGCTATGAgttgtgttttatttcttcaaaaatttgaCAAAGGCTTTGATGACCAAATACCATTACCAGAtggtttttcaaattttttcatCAGATGA